In a genomic window of Meleagris gallopavo isolate NT-WF06-2002-E0010 breed Aviagen turkey brand Nicholas breeding stock chromosome 1, Turkey_5.1, whole genome shotgun sequence:
- the LOC100548582 gene encoding 5-hydroxytryptamine receptor 2A-like yields the protein MDTLCDEESSVNPTANSLMQINHERRLYRNVYGPGDTNVSHFCNLTADSENLTNLSCESPPCYSSLFQLSEKNWPALLTVIVIVLTIAGNILVIMAVSLEKKLQNATNYFLMSLAIADMLLGFLVMPVSMLTILYGYTWPLPRKLCAIWIYLDVLFSTASIMHLCAISLDRYIAIRNPIYHSRFNSRTKAFAKIIAVWTISVGK from the exons ATGGATACCCTTTGTGATGAGGAAAGCTCTGTGAACCCAACTGCAAACTCCTTAATGCAAATAAATCATGAGAGGAGACTCTACAGAAACGTTTACGGACCAGGAGACACTAATGTGTCACATTTCTGTAACTTGACTGCAGACTCCGAAAACCTGACCAATCTTTCATGTGAAAGTCCACCGTGCTACTCTTCCCTCTTTCAGCTCTCAGAGAAAAACTGGCCAGCTCTGCTGACAGTGATAGTGATTGTTTTAACCATTGCTGGGAATATTCTTGTCATCATGGCTGTGTCACTGGAGAAAAAGCTGCAGAATGCCACTAACTATTTTCTCATGTCACTTGCAATAGCTGATATGCTGCTGGGTTTCCTTGTCATGCCCGTGTCAATGTTAACCATACTGTACG GATACACGTGGCCTCTGCCTAGGAAGCTCTGTGCCATTTGGATCTACTTGGACGTGCTTTTCTCCACTGCCTCCATCATGCACCTCTGTGCCATCTCATTGGATCGTTACATTGCCATTCGAAACCCCATCTACCACAGCCGGTTTAACTCAAGAACAAAGGCTTTTGCAAAAATAATCGCTGTTTGGACCATATCAGTTGGTAAGTGA